From one Triticum urartu cultivar G1812 chromosome 3, Tu2.1, whole genome shotgun sequence genomic stretch:
- the LOC125544358 gene encoding probable E3 ubiquitin-protein ligase ZFP1 isoform X2, whose amino-acid sequence MAYRMVCYPQVIDLESERGHPHVHSESLIHNGNDLSDQGGQYTVRVVGNAMNAGLSDTQGYYNMSMNHPHQPVHSSPPNLGVDSGFVFPSNMYNPCMSTSMNRYVSHAQSFGLPLNQVVSGSMDGSTRNENVSETARGFIKRKNAAVAGTCHFVNGSASSSSSSHTSQNPTHRPWDPSFESNVFPNVTPFNPSEYHSHSTWPSVEGSSITGSNGFNLMAAHPESAQHGNYTFQSSHASQCFQPASTTWVSQAATGIVEGVPQWSYINAMSSVPGRFAHSGATEIVNGGFHEYQNGPSTISQGHLPYFHQHAVHSMQPHNPLDHTRVQVPYQQGHNNGILHSGVNHSGNRFHLGPRTPGLFSNSERSFGPPQHPFLVNPVNHRNLRILPPLQHGAIMDFSRLYEGSNVVDEHRDMRLDIDSMTYEELLALEEHIGDVNTGLAKSHIVDKLKTSLYVPGATCVSNQSSEPSTENEACIICQEEYEAEDCVGILDCGHRYHAVCLKQWLTVKNLCPICKTTALSAGRRS is encoded by the exons ATGGCATATCGAATGGTATGCTATCCCCAAGTCATTGATCTCGAGTCTGAGCGAGGGCATCCTCATGTTCATTCTGAAAGTTTAATTCACAATGGGAATGATTTGTCCGACCAAGGCGGTCAATATACTGTCAGAGTTGTAGGCAATGCTATGAATGCTGGTCTTTCTGATACACAGGGTTACTACAATATGAGCATGAATCATCCACATCAGCCTGTTCATAGTTCTCCGCCAAATTTAGGCGTTGATTCAGGTTTTGTCTTCCCATCAAATATGTACAACCCTTGCATGTCAACATCTATGAACAGATATGTCTCTCATGCTCAGAGCTTTGGATTGCCTTTAAACCAAGTTGTCTCAGGAAGTATGGATGGAAGTACTAGAAATGAAAATGTCAGCGAAACTGCTAGAGGATTCATTAAAAGGAAAAATGCCGCAGTGGCAGGAACTTGTCATTTTGTTAATGGATCTGCAAGCTCAAGCTCATCCTCTCAtacatctcaaaatcctacacatAGGCCATGGGATCCTTCTTTTGAGTCAAATGTTTTTCCTAATGTCACACCATTCAACCCATCAGAATATCATAGCCACAGCACTTGGCCATCTGTGGAAGGATCTTCCATTACTGGATCAAATGGGTTTAATTTGATGGCTGCTCACCCAGAATCAGCACAGCATGGTAACTATACATTTCAATCAAGTCATGCTAGTCAGTGCTTTCAACCTGCCAGCACTACTTGGGTTTCCCAGGCTGCAACTGGAATTGTGGAAGGAGTACCACAGTGGTCATACATCAATGCAATGTCTAGTGTTCCAG GCAGATTTGCACATTCAGGGGCCACAGAAATAGTGAATGGAGGCTTTCATGAATATCAGAATGGCCCTTCAACCATTTCTCAAGGGCATTTACCTTATTTTCATCAACATGCTGTGCATAGCATGCAACCTCATAATCCACTGGATCATACACGAGTGCAAGTCCCTTACCAACAAGGCCACAATAATGGCATCTTGCATAGTGGGGTAAATCATTCTGGTAACCGGTTCCACTTGGGTCCAAGAACTCCAGGTCTCTTCTCTAATTCTGAGCGGTCTTTTGGGCCTCCACAGCATCCGTTCCTGGTGAACCCAGTTAATCATAGGAACTTAAGAATTTTGCCACCTCTG CAGCATGGTGCAATCATGGATTTTTCGAGGTTGTATGAGGGGTCAAATGTAGTAGATGAGCATAGAGATATGCGTCTAGATATAGACAGCATGACCTATGAG GAGCTTTTAGCATTAGAAGAGCACATTGGAGACGTCAATACAGGTCTGGCAAAAAGCCACATTGTAGATAAATTGAAGACTAGCTTATATGTGCCAGGAGCAACCTGCGTGTCTAATCAGTCATCTGAACCTTCCACAGAGAATGAGGCTTGCATAATATGCCAG GAGGAGTACGAGGCTGAGGACTGCGTTGGAATCCTGGATTGTGGCCACAGATACCATGCGGTGTGCTTAAAACAGTGGCTGACGGTAAAGAACCTATGCCCCATCTGCAAGACAACAGCTTTGTCTGCGGGTAGAAGAAGTTGA
- the LOC125544358 gene encoding probable E3 ubiquitin-protein ligase ZFP1 isoform X3: MAYRMVCYPQVIDLESERGHPHVHSESLIHNGNDLSDQGGQYTVRVVGNAMNAGLSDTQGYYNMSMNHPHQPVHSSPPNLGVDSGFVFPSNMYNPCMSTSMNRYVSHAQSFGLPLNQVVSGSMDGSTRNENVSETARGFIKRKNAAVAGTCHFVNGSASSSSSSHTSQNPTHRPWDPSFESNVFPNVTPFNPSEYHSHSTWPSVEGSSITGSNGFNLMAAHPESAQHGNYTFQSSHASQCFQPASTTWVSQAATGIVEGVPQWSYINAMSSVPAGRFAHSGATEIVNGGFHEYQNGPSTISQGHLPYFHQHAVHSMQPHNPLDHTRVQVPYQQGHNNGILHSGVNHSGNRFHLGPRTPGLFSNSERSFGPPQHPFLVNPVNHRNLRILPPLHGAIMDFSRLYEGSNVVDEHRDMRLDIDSMTYEELLALEEHIGDVNTGLAKSHIVDKLKTSLYVPGATCVSNQSSEPSTENEACIICQEEYEAEDCVGILDCGHRYHAVCLKQWLTVKNLCPICKTTALSAGRRS; the protein is encoded by the exons ATGGCATATCGAATGGTATGCTATCCCCAAGTCATTGATCTCGAGTCTGAGCGAGGGCATCCTCATGTTCATTCTGAAAGTTTAATTCACAATGGGAATGATTTGTCCGACCAAGGCGGTCAATATACTGTCAGAGTTGTAGGCAATGCTATGAATGCTGGTCTTTCTGATACACAGGGTTACTACAATATGAGCATGAATCATCCACATCAGCCTGTTCATAGTTCTCCGCCAAATTTAGGCGTTGATTCAGGTTTTGTCTTCCCATCAAATATGTACAACCCTTGCATGTCAACATCTATGAACAGATATGTCTCTCATGCTCAGAGCTTTGGATTGCCTTTAAACCAAGTTGTCTCAGGAAGTATGGATGGAAGTACTAGAAATGAAAATGTCAGCGAAACTGCTAGAGGATTCATTAAAAGGAAAAATGCCGCAGTGGCAGGAACTTGTCATTTTGTTAATGGATCTGCAAGCTCAAGCTCATCCTCTCAtacatctcaaaatcctacacatAGGCCATGGGATCCTTCTTTTGAGTCAAATGTTTTTCCTAATGTCACACCATTCAACCCATCAGAATATCATAGCCACAGCACTTGGCCATCTGTGGAAGGATCTTCCATTACTGGATCAAATGGGTTTAATTTGATGGCTGCTCACCCAGAATCAGCACAGCATGGTAACTATACATTTCAATCAAGTCATGCTAGTCAGTGCTTTCAACCTGCCAGCACTACTTGGGTTTCCCAGGCTGCAACTGGAATTGTGGAAGGAGTACCACAGTGGTCATACATCAATGCAATGTCTAGTGTTCCAG CAGGCAGATTTGCACATTCAGGGGCCACAGAAATAGTGAATGGAGGCTTTCATGAATATCAGAATGGCCCTTCAACCATTTCTCAAGGGCATTTACCTTATTTTCATCAACATGCTGTGCATAGCATGCAACCTCATAATCCACTGGATCATACACGAGTGCAAGTCCCTTACCAACAAGGCCACAATAATGGCATCTTGCATAGTGGGGTAAATCATTCTGGTAACCGGTTCCACTTGGGTCCAAGAACTCCAGGTCTCTTCTCTAATTCTGAGCGGTCTTTTGGGCCTCCACAGCATCCGTTCCTGGTGAACCCAGTTAATCATAGGAACTTAAGAATTTTGCCACCTCTG CATGGTGCAATCATGGATTTTTCGAGGTTGTATGAGGGGTCAAATGTAGTAGATGAGCATAGAGATATGCGTCTAGATATAGACAGCATGACCTATGAG GAGCTTTTAGCATTAGAAGAGCACATTGGAGACGTCAATACAGGTCTGGCAAAAAGCCACATTGTAGATAAATTGAAGACTAGCTTATATGTGCCAGGAGCAACCTGCGTGTCTAATCAGTCATCTGAACCTTCCACAGAGAATGAGGCTTGCATAATATGCCAG GAGGAGTACGAGGCTGAGGACTGCGTTGGAATCCTGGATTGTGGCCACAGATACCATGCGGTGTGCTTAAAACAGTGGCTGACGGTAAAGAACCTATGCCCCATCTGCAAGACAACAGCTTTGTCTGCGGGTAGAAGAAGTTGA
- the LOC125544358 gene encoding probable E3 ubiquitin-protein ligase ZFP1 isoform X1, which yields MAYRMVCYPQVIDLESERGHPHVHSESLIHNGNDLSDQGGQYTVRVVGNAMNAGLSDTQGYYNMSMNHPHQPVHSSPPNLGVDSGFVFPSNMYNPCMSTSMNRYVSHAQSFGLPLNQVVSGSMDGSTRNENVSETARGFIKRKNAAVAGTCHFVNGSASSSSSSHTSQNPTHRPWDPSFESNVFPNVTPFNPSEYHSHSTWPSVEGSSITGSNGFNLMAAHPESAQHGNYTFQSSHASQCFQPASTTWVSQAATGIVEGVPQWSYINAMSSVPAGRFAHSGATEIVNGGFHEYQNGPSTISQGHLPYFHQHAVHSMQPHNPLDHTRVQVPYQQGHNNGILHSGVNHSGNRFHLGPRTPGLFSNSERSFGPPQHPFLVNPVNHRNLRILPPLQHGAIMDFSRLYEGSNVVDEHRDMRLDIDSMTYEELLALEEHIGDVNTGLAKSHIVDKLKTSLYVPGATCVSNQSSEPSTENEACIICQEEYEAEDCVGILDCGHRYHAVCLKQWLTVKNLCPICKTTALSAGRRS from the exons ATGGCATATCGAATGGTATGCTATCCCCAAGTCATTGATCTCGAGTCTGAGCGAGGGCATCCTCATGTTCATTCTGAAAGTTTAATTCACAATGGGAATGATTTGTCCGACCAAGGCGGTCAATATACTGTCAGAGTTGTAGGCAATGCTATGAATGCTGGTCTTTCTGATACACAGGGTTACTACAATATGAGCATGAATCATCCACATCAGCCTGTTCATAGTTCTCCGCCAAATTTAGGCGTTGATTCAGGTTTTGTCTTCCCATCAAATATGTACAACCCTTGCATGTCAACATCTATGAACAGATATGTCTCTCATGCTCAGAGCTTTGGATTGCCTTTAAACCAAGTTGTCTCAGGAAGTATGGATGGAAGTACTAGAAATGAAAATGTCAGCGAAACTGCTAGAGGATTCATTAAAAGGAAAAATGCCGCAGTGGCAGGAACTTGTCATTTTGTTAATGGATCTGCAAGCTCAAGCTCATCCTCTCAtacatctcaaaatcctacacatAGGCCATGGGATCCTTCTTTTGAGTCAAATGTTTTTCCTAATGTCACACCATTCAACCCATCAGAATATCATAGCCACAGCACTTGGCCATCTGTGGAAGGATCTTCCATTACTGGATCAAATGGGTTTAATTTGATGGCTGCTCACCCAGAATCAGCACAGCATGGTAACTATACATTTCAATCAAGTCATGCTAGTCAGTGCTTTCAACCTGCCAGCACTACTTGGGTTTCCCAGGCTGCAACTGGAATTGTGGAAGGAGTACCACAGTGGTCATACATCAATGCAATGTCTAGTGTTCCAG CAGGCAGATTTGCACATTCAGGGGCCACAGAAATAGTGAATGGAGGCTTTCATGAATATCAGAATGGCCCTTCAACCATTTCTCAAGGGCATTTACCTTATTTTCATCAACATGCTGTGCATAGCATGCAACCTCATAATCCACTGGATCATACACGAGTGCAAGTCCCTTACCAACAAGGCCACAATAATGGCATCTTGCATAGTGGGGTAAATCATTCTGGTAACCGGTTCCACTTGGGTCCAAGAACTCCAGGTCTCTTCTCTAATTCTGAGCGGTCTTTTGGGCCTCCACAGCATCCGTTCCTGGTGAACCCAGTTAATCATAGGAACTTAAGAATTTTGCCACCTCTG CAGCATGGTGCAATCATGGATTTTTCGAGGTTGTATGAGGGGTCAAATGTAGTAGATGAGCATAGAGATATGCGTCTAGATATAGACAGCATGACCTATGAG GAGCTTTTAGCATTAGAAGAGCACATTGGAGACGTCAATACAGGTCTGGCAAAAAGCCACATTGTAGATAAATTGAAGACTAGCTTATATGTGCCAGGAGCAACCTGCGTGTCTAATCAGTCATCTGAACCTTCCACAGAGAATGAGGCTTGCATAATATGCCAG GAGGAGTACGAGGCTGAGGACTGCGTTGGAATCCTGGATTGTGGCCACAGATACCATGCGGTGTGCTTAAAACAGTGGCTGACGGTAAAGAACCTATGCCCCATCTGCAAGACAACAGCTTTGTCTGCGGGTAGAAGAAGTTGA
- the LOC125544360 gene encoding splicing factor U2af small subunit B-like — MAEHLASIFGTEKDRVNCPFYFKIGACRHGDRCSRIHNRPTISPTIVLMNMYQRPDMITPGVDAQGQPIDPRKMQEHFEDFYEDIFEELSKFGEIETLNVCDNLSDHMIGNVYVQFREEDQAAAAHTALQGRFYSGRLIIVDFSPVTDFREATCRQYEENTCTRGGHCNFMHVKQIGKDLRKKLFGRYRRSQRGRSRSPSPHHRRERRDRDDYRGRDDFRRGGGGGGGGRRGGSSRHERHDDGGRRRYGGSPPRRARSPVRENSEERRAKIEQWNREREAK, encoded by the coding sequence ATGGCGGAACACTTGGCTTCAATATTTGGTACAGAGAAAGACAGGGTCAACTGTCCATTTTACTTCAAGATTGGAGCTTGTCGTCATGGCGATCGCTGCTCTCGCATCCATAACAGGCCAACCATATCACCTACTATTGTGCTCATGAACATGTATCAGCGCCCTGATATGATTACCCCTGGGGTTGATGCTCAAGGCCAGCCGATAGATCCCCGCAAGATGCAGGAGCATTTTGAAGATTTTTATGAGGATATCTTTGAGGAACTGAGCAAGTTTGGTGAGATTGAGACCCTCAACGTCTGTGACAACCTTTCTGATCACATGATAGGCAATGTGTATGTCCAGTTCAGAGAGGAAGATCAGGCAGCAGCAGCTCATACCGCCCTTCAGGGACGCTTTTACTCTGGTCGCCTAATAATTGTTGACTTCTCTCCTGTGACGGACTTCCGTGAAGCGACCTGCAGGCAGTATGAGGAGAACACCTGCACTCGTGGTGGGCACTGCAATTTCATGCATGTGAAGCAGATAGGTAAGGATCTCAGGAAGAAACTCTTTGGGCGCTACAGGAGATCGCAAAGAGGAAGGAGCCGCAGCCCAAGCCCACACCATAGGAGAGAGCGTCGTGACCGTGATGACTATCGTGGCCGTGATGATTTCCGtcgcggtggtggcggcggtggcggtggacgGAGGGGTGGGAGCAGCAGGCATGAAAGGCACGACGATGGAGGAAGGCGTAGGTATGGAGGCAGCCCTCCGAGGCGTGCAAGAAGCCCTGTGAGGGAGAACAGCGAGGAGCGCAGGGCCAAGATCGAACAGTGGAATCGTGAGAGGGAGGCGAAGTAA
- the LOC125544358 gene encoding probable E3 ubiquitin-protein ligase ZFP1 isoform X4: MAYRMVCYPQVIDLESERGHPHVHSESLIHNGNDLSDQGGQYTVRVVGNAMNAGLSDTQGYYNMSMNHPHQPVHSSPPNLGVDSGFVFPSNMYNPCMSTSMNRYVSHAQSFGLPLNQVVSGSMDGSTRNENVSETARGFIKRKNAAVAGTCHFVNGSASSSSSSHTSQNPTHRPWDPSFESNVFPNVTPFNPSEYHSHSTWPSVEGSSITGSNGFNLMAAHPESAQHGNYTFQSSHASQCFQPASTTWVSQAATGIVEGVPQWSYINAMSSVPGRFAHSGATEIVNGGFHEYQNGPSTISQGHLPYFHQHAVHSMQPHNPLDHTRVQVPYQQGHNNGILHSGVNHSGNRFHLGPRTPGLFSNSERSFGPPQHPFLVNPVNHRNLRILPPLHGAIMDFSRLYEGSNVVDEHRDMRLDIDSMTYEELLALEEHIGDVNTGLAKSHIVDKLKTSLYVPGATCVSNQSSEPSTENEACIICQEEYEAEDCVGILDCGHRYHAVCLKQWLTVKNLCPICKTTALSAGRRS; encoded by the exons ATGGCATATCGAATGGTATGCTATCCCCAAGTCATTGATCTCGAGTCTGAGCGAGGGCATCCTCATGTTCATTCTGAAAGTTTAATTCACAATGGGAATGATTTGTCCGACCAAGGCGGTCAATATACTGTCAGAGTTGTAGGCAATGCTATGAATGCTGGTCTTTCTGATACACAGGGTTACTACAATATGAGCATGAATCATCCACATCAGCCTGTTCATAGTTCTCCGCCAAATTTAGGCGTTGATTCAGGTTTTGTCTTCCCATCAAATATGTACAACCCTTGCATGTCAACATCTATGAACAGATATGTCTCTCATGCTCAGAGCTTTGGATTGCCTTTAAACCAAGTTGTCTCAGGAAGTATGGATGGAAGTACTAGAAATGAAAATGTCAGCGAAACTGCTAGAGGATTCATTAAAAGGAAAAATGCCGCAGTGGCAGGAACTTGTCATTTTGTTAATGGATCTGCAAGCTCAAGCTCATCCTCTCAtacatctcaaaatcctacacatAGGCCATGGGATCCTTCTTTTGAGTCAAATGTTTTTCCTAATGTCACACCATTCAACCCATCAGAATATCATAGCCACAGCACTTGGCCATCTGTGGAAGGATCTTCCATTACTGGATCAAATGGGTTTAATTTGATGGCTGCTCACCCAGAATCAGCACAGCATGGTAACTATACATTTCAATCAAGTCATGCTAGTCAGTGCTTTCAACCTGCCAGCACTACTTGGGTTTCCCAGGCTGCAACTGGAATTGTGGAAGGAGTACCACAGTGGTCATACATCAATGCAATGTCTAGTGTTCCAG GCAGATTTGCACATTCAGGGGCCACAGAAATAGTGAATGGAGGCTTTCATGAATATCAGAATGGCCCTTCAACCATTTCTCAAGGGCATTTACCTTATTTTCATCAACATGCTGTGCATAGCATGCAACCTCATAATCCACTGGATCATACACGAGTGCAAGTCCCTTACCAACAAGGCCACAATAATGGCATCTTGCATAGTGGGGTAAATCATTCTGGTAACCGGTTCCACTTGGGTCCAAGAACTCCAGGTCTCTTCTCTAATTCTGAGCGGTCTTTTGGGCCTCCACAGCATCCGTTCCTGGTGAACCCAGTTAATCATAGGAACTTAAGAATTTTGCCACCTCTG CATGGTGCAATCATGGATTTTTCGAGGTTGTATGAGGGGTCAAATGTAGTAGATGAGCATAGAGATATGCGTCTAGATATAGACAGCATGACCTATGAG GAGCTTTTAGCATTAGAAGAGCACATTGGAGACGTCAATACAGGTCTGGCAAAAAGCCACATTGTAGATAAATTGAAGACTAGCTTATATGTGCCAGGAGCAACCTGCGTGTCTAATCAGTCATCTGAACCTTCCACAGAGAATGAGGCTTGCATAATATGCCAG GAGGAGTACGAGGCTGAGGACTGCGTTGGAATCCTGGATTGTGGCCACAGATACCATGCGGTGTGCTTAAAACAGTGGCTGACGGTAAAGAACCTATGCCCCATCTGCAAGACAACAGCTTTGTCTGCGGGTAGAAGAAGTTGA
- the LOC125544359 gene encoding ras-related protein RABA1f-like: protein MAVAYRAEEEYDYLFKVVLIGDSGVGKSNLLSRFARDEFSLDTRSTIGVEFATKTVRVDGKLVKAQIWDTAGQERYRAITSAYYRGAVGALVVYDVTRHITFENAERWLTELRDHTDANIVVMLVGNKADLRHLRAVSPEEARAFAERHRTFSMETSALEATNVEDAFTEVLGEIYRVVSKKALDIGDDPAAPPRGKTIDVGGKDDVTPVNTGGCCSA from the exons ATGGCGGTGGCGTATCGCGCGGAGGAGGAGTACGACTACCTGTTCAAGGTGGTGCTGATCGGGGACAGCGGCGTGGGCAAGTCCAACCTGCTGTCGCGCTTCGCCAGGGACGAGTTCAGCCTCGACACCAGGTCCACCATCGGCGTCGAGTTCGCCACCAAGACCGTCCGCGTCGACGGCAAGCTCGTCAAGGCGCAGATCTGGGACACCGCCGGCCAAGAAAG GTACCGGGCCATCACCAGCGCCTACTACCGGGGCGCCGTGGGCGCGCTCGTGGTGTACGACGTGACGCGCCACATCACGTTCGAGAACGCGGAGCGGTGGCTGACGGAGCTCCGCGACCACACGGACGCCAACATCGTGGTGATGCTGGTCGGGAACAAGGCGGACCTGCGCCACCTCAGGGCCGTCTCGCCCGAGGAGGCCAGGGCCTTCGCGGAGCGCCACCGCACCTTCTCCATGGAGACGTCCGCGCTGGAGGCCACCAACGTGGAGGACGCCTTCACGGAGGTGCTCGGCGAGATCTACCGCGTCGTCAGCAAGAAGGCCCTCGACATCGGCGACGACCCCGCCGCGCCGCCCAGGGGCAAGACCATCGACGTCGGCGGCAAGGACGACGTCACCCCGGTGAACACGGGCGGCTGCTGCTCGGCCTAG